The sequence TTGGATTTGCTCGATCACCGTGGCTTATGGCGGATTTTTGTGGGCCTTTGTCCGACAGCAGCAGCTAAGTTCCTTCTACAACCAAAAATGGCTGGCTCCACTGACCCTTACGTATGCCTTTTTCAGTCTTTTTGCCGGTGGGGATTTTACGCGCATTGCGTTCTTGGGCAGCCCGTTTATCATGCTTTTCCTGTTAAAGGAACTGGCATTGACCAGACGCCAATGGATAATTTTGCTTTGCATAAGCCTTCCCGCGATGCGATTAGGTGAATTTCTGCCAGATGGCGGCGCAGCCTTTGAAAAATGGAAAACATGGTATCCCGAATACGCTCCTTGGAAATGGATGGTGATCTATGCACTTTATACCGTCGTGGTGGCGGCAGTTTCCTGGAAATGGCTCAAAAAGCCCAAAAATTTGCTGGATTAAATCAAAAATCCTCTCATTAAAGCAGGCATTCCCATGAAACCAACCTGATACCGATGATTCAACTATTCGAATATCTGCATCTCCTTGGATTCTATGATCTTTACCACCTCCAATTCATCATTTATGGCTTGGTGTAACATGGCCTTTGCCACTTGATGATCGTAGATCGGTTTATATTTCTTAAAAAGCCCCAAAGCCGTAATCGCTTTGGCAGCCACTTTTCCAAGACTCTCCCCGATCCGCGTTTCCTTTCGATCCCCAAGTAGAATGGATGGCCTGAAAATACCCAAATACCTGAATGGGATCAATTTCAGGTCTTCCTCCACTTCACCTTTGACCTTGGAATAAAACACAGAGGAAGTTTGATCGGCTCCGAGCGAGCTAACATAAAGGAATTTTGACGCTCCCCATTGGTGGGCCCACTTGGCAAAGTCGATCACATAGTCATGATCTATCTTGTAAAAGTTTTCTTTGGATTTTGCTTTTTTGATCGTGGTCCCTAAGGCACAAAAAGCGTGTATGGTCACTTCTTTTTTTTCATAATCTTGCACCAGACCATGGTTTTCTCCTCCTATATCCTTTTTTCGAAATGCTTCCAATAAACTGGCCTGATCCAAATGATCAAAGTCCACCACCAACTGAATAAGCTTTTGATGCTTAATGGCCAGCGCTCGCCGGGAGACCGTAACCACATGATCATACTGTGGTGCTTTGAAAAGCTGATGCAAAAGCTGCACCCCTATCAGTCCTGATGCTCCCGAAACGATGGCGATGGTCCTCATATCAAATCATTTTATTGGGTCAATAACGTTTTAAACTCTGCCTCCAAAGTCTGGTGCTTATCTTTGGCATACCAAAGGTGAATGGTCTTTTTAAACTCTTCAGCAGAAACACCTTTTGGATCCTCCTTAAAGGCCGCCATCATTTCCTGCAAAGGCTGTGGCCGTGGCCCCCAAGTAAACAGGACGTCCATTGTGGCTTCGTCCAAGGCTACTAGTTTGGGAATGGAACGCCCACCATTGGTCAGAAATTCATCCATGACAGCAAGGTTTTCGTCCCTTAGGATATAGCGGATTTTTATGTTTTCATTGAATGCTGCCAGTTTTTCGATATATGAGATATTCTGTGCAGCATCCCCACACCACGCCTCTGTCAGCACCAACCACACCTGCCCGCGAGCTATCTTCTTTACGGCTTCCACCGCCCCTTTACCGACCTTTGCCGTTTTATCCCAACGCTTCATTCGCTGGACATTCATGCGGGTATAGTCCATCATCGCTTCAGAATGGTTACTCCCCGTAGTTTTATTTTGCAACAGCAGCTGGTCAATGAGCGCTCGATACTGCGCAAAATCCATGGATTCGTCTATCAGTTCCCTGGTAATCGAAGAAGAAATAACGGTCATATAATTTCCTTTTTTTCAGGTACCAACAAGCGCTCTCATGCCTTAGTTCGCTCCCATTCCAAAAAATCCTCGATATCGTGCTGCATGCTCTTGGTGACGGCCAATAGCACGGAAAGGTCATCCACAAAACCCAACCCTGCTATAAAATCCGGTATGAAATCCAGCGGCATCACAAAATAAAGCAAGCCCAATACCAATAGTACCAGGGTCTTGGTAGAAAAGGCCCGATATTCATTTTTATAGTACGCTTTCACCATTCGAATAAGCGTTTCCAAATAATAGCGCGACTCCTGAACCGTGGGATTATCAGCAACCTGATGCAGCTTTTCCGTAACCCGCTCCAATAGCACGTGTACTTTTTCTTTGCTTTGGGCGATTCTCTCTGCTTTCTTTTCATACATTCTTTTTGCCTTACCTAGCAAGTTGACCTGTTCTTTGTTGCTGTATTCCATGTTCATCGTCTTCATCGTCGCTTAAAAGTATATTCTAATTTCAGATTTCACTTTCGTTAATGCAAAAGATATGCCGTCATTTTTCTGATCCAGAGCACGTTGGAAGATCCTTTTGGCTAAATCCACCCCTTTATCATCAGGATTTACATCCTGCATGGCAGAATTTACCAGAGTGATCACATTTTCCACCGCACTCTTCACGCTGGCCCATGTTTCATCAGAGAAATAAACCTGCTGCGACAGGTTATGATTGAATTCTTCCCGAATTTCCTGCAACAACAGCCCATGAAGCTCTTTGGCAGAATAAGGCTGGTTATTTACCCTTCTTACTAAATTATTGGGCGTAAGCCGCTCCAACAAAAGACAAAGCCGCTCTCCCGCCTGCAGCCGAATCGGCATGACGACCTGGCTGTTCTTGGTTTTCAGCTCCACCAGTTTGGACTCCCTTTCCTTGGAAAGAAAGGATACCACCACCAAATACATCCCATAAATAACAAGCCCTGCGGGCAAAATGATCTTCAACAGTTCAATAACGTACTCCATTTACTATTTTTGATTGATTCCCGAATATCTAAAATATTTCAAAGAGAAGTTGATAATTTGTCATTAATTTTGAACTATCCAATTGTCCGGAACATTAATAAGACATGCTGATTCCAATTACCATTACCGAAAAAGCTCAAAAAGAGATCAAAAACATCATGGAGCATAAAAACATCCCTGTTGACTATTCCCTTCGTGTAGGGGTAAAAGGCGGCGGATGCGGTGGAATGTCCTATGCCCTTGGCTTTGACAAGCCTAAAGAAGACGATCAGCAGTTCGAAACGGGCGGGATCCCAGTGCTGATCGAAAAGCGGCATGTGATGTTTTTGATGGGCATGCAGGTGGATTTCTATGAAGGAAATGAAGCCCGAGGGTTTACGTTCGAAAATCCCGATATCCCCAAAAGACATGACGTAAACGAATAATCCCACACCAACTGTACCATGAAAACACGTGCTTTCTTCCTGCTTTTCATGATGTCGGCTTTCTCTCCAGCTGTTGCTCAGGAAGTTTTGCATCTAAAAAAAAATGAACCCGCTGCCGCCGGAAAGGTGGAAGACCTCGCCTGGATGGCCGGTTACTGGAAAGGCACGGGGTTTGGCGGGGACTGTGAAGAGCTATGGCTTCCCCCACAGGGAAACAGCATGACTGGAATTTTTCGGTTCGTTGAAAATGGCAAGCTGGTATTTTCTGAATATATGGTTCTTCACGAATCTGAAGGACAACTTCTGCTAAAGGTGAAACACTTTAGCGATGATTTTTTTCCATGGGAAGAAAAAGAAAAATGGATCAATTTTCGCTTCATCAAAACCACTGGCCAAACCGCCTATTTTAGTGGATTGACCATTCAGCGTGACGGTGATTCCATGACCCTAAAGCTGGCCATGGAACAAGATGGCAAAAGGTCCATCGAAACGTTTGTATACCAAAAGTCAGATCTGTAATTCAGTGTTCACCCCTTAGGTTTAAACCTCACCAGCATTTTCTTTATAAAAAGTCTTCAAAAGCCGGTTTCACATTGCTCCAAAACTCATCCAGAGCAATAATGCGTGGCTTTAAAAAAGAGATAATGGCCGGCCAATCATCATGGTTCATGACATTCACGCCTTCCAGTCTTTTTTCTATTTTGGACGTGGCTTTTCCGTAGTCATCATAGGTATGCAGCTGCCAGTCCCATTCTTCCTCCAAGGTCCCGTGCAGCAACTTTTTGAACGTTTCAAATTGCTCAAAAACCAGCTCTTGCATGTCAAGGTCCTTAAAATTGATTTCAATACCGATGGAGGCAAATCCTCGTTCGGCTTTCATCCTAAAAAACACTTGGGGCACATGGGTCTTGTAGTTTTGCCAATTTACGCGTCCTCCTTCTGCAGAAGGCACTGGCTTCATATACTGCCCAAATGCCGTCCAAAAATCTTTCTTAGTCTTGGTAATTTCAGCTCTTTTGTACACGTATCGACTTATTCGTAATCTGCAGGATAGGAAACTTTCACCACGGAATAGTTCACTACTCCACCTAAGGCAGGATTATGTTTTTTTATGATGATATCTATGGATTCCAGGTTTGGGTAAACCTTGAGAATATCTTGAAGCATGAGGTGCGCCAAATGCTCCAAAAGCTTTACAGGTTCCTCCATATGGGACTTGGCGATTTGGTAGATCCGGGAGTAATCGACGGTCTCGTTTAAGTCATCCTCCAACATGGCTTGCTTAAAATCCGTTTCCACATGAATATCCACGGTAAACCGATTCCCCAATTTTTTCTCTTCAGAAAACACCCCATGAAACGCATGGAATTCTATTCCTTCCAGTGATACTTTACCCATAATCAATCAAACTGGTCAAAAAATGAACCTGAAGCTTTCTTCTTTTCTGCTTGGGGTTCTTCCTCCTTCTTCGCCTCCTCAGGGGCTCGCTCATCGACCTTTGGCGCATCCTTTTCAGGTTGCTTGGCCTCGGTATCTTCGTTTGCTTTAGGGGCGTGGGGATCTTCTTTTATTTCATGGCTGGGTGAGGGCTGCTCTTTTTCCACTTCCGGCGCCACCGGTGCTTGTTCTTTCTCTTTACGGGGCTCTATTACAAAAGTATGGGACTTTTCTTTTGGTGACTGTTTCGGAGCGTCTTCTTCGTTAAAATGCGGTGACTTACGGCTTAATTCCTTTACCGCTTTGGTATGCACATCCAAGTCGATCCGCTTGATATCCTCTTGTGACTGCTTCACATTTTCAAGGCTATCACTGGCCATATTTTTGAGGTTGCGGATGACAATTTCCCGCTGGGCCAGCAATTCCTCGTAGCTTTCTACCAGTGCACTGACATCTGCCTTCAAATCCTCCATGATCCTTTTTGATCGGCTTTCGGCCTCTTCAATAATGCTTCTGCTTTTGTTTTTGGACTCGGCGATCATGGCATCGGCATTCATTTGGGCCTCTTTGAGGATCAGCTCCGCTGTTTTATTGGCCTGCTCGATCATATTTGCACCGGTATCTTCAGCGGCTTTGAGGGTCTTGAAGAGAGAATCCTCCACTTCCCTGAGCTTGGCGGATTCTTTTTGGACTTGCTCCAGCTTTACCTGTAACTCGCGCTTTTCATCCATTTCCCGCTCCCACTCTTGTGAAAGGGAGACCAAAAAGGAACTCACCTCGTCTTTATCGAAGCCCCTGAAATTTTTTTCAAATGTCTTTTGACGTATTTCTAACGGTGTAATCTTCATATTTTTTCATCTAATGCAATGTCCCAAATGGAAACCGTCCGATCATCACTGACGGCCACAACTTGCTGGCTGTAACGGCTCCAGATCACCTTATTTACGGACGTCCCATGCCCAGCATGCCGGGATTTATCGATAACCTTTCTTAATTGGAAAGTTTCCGTTTCCCAGAGCTTTATGGATTTGTCCATACTACAAGTTACAAAATATTTGCCATCTTCTCGAAAGGCCAGGTAGTTGATCGCATACATATGGGCAACGATGTCTTCCACCTGTCGATAATCTCCCGTGTCCCATATCTTGAGGTGGGCATCCCTACCGCCACTGACCAATAATTTCCGGTCCGGCGAATACCGCAGGGCAAAAACGGAATTGGTATGGCCTTCCATGCGGCTAATGGGAGCATAGGTTTCCAAGTCCAGTACTTTAACGGTATTATCGCTGGCCCCTACCGCCAAATGTCCCCTTTCGGAATCAACATCCAAAACCCTGATGCTTTCCTCGCCGAGCTTGATATGCTTCAGCAAAGACCTTTCTTCAATGTCCAACACGGTAATCACACCATCTCCCGTCCCCACATACAGGCGCCCTTCGTACGCTTTGATGTCGAAAATGGCCGCATCTGTAATTTTTAACGACCAAATCTCCTTATTGG comes from Echinicola vietnamensis DSM 17526 and encodes:
- a CDS encoding HesB/IscA family protein is translated as MLIPITITEKAQKEIKNIMEHKNIPVDYSLRVGVKGGGCGGMSYALGFDKPKEDDQQFETGGIPVLIEKRHVMFLMGMQVDFYEGNEARGFTFENPDIPKRHDVNE
- a CDS encoding oxidoreductase, whose translation is MRTIAIVSGASGLIGVQLLHQLFKAPQYDHVVTVSRRALAIKHQKLIQLVVDFDHLDQASLLEAFRKKDIGGENHGLVQDYEKKEVTIHAFCALGTTIKKAKSKENFYKIDHDYVIDFAKWAHQWGASKFLYVSSLGADQTSSVFYSKVKGEVEEDLKLIPFRYLGIFRPSILLGDRKETRIGESLGKVAAKAITALGLFKKYKPIYDHQVAKAMLHQAINDELEVVKIIESKEMQIFE
- a CDS encoding DUF6265 family protein; this encodes MKTRAFFLLFMMSAFSPAVAQEVLHLKKNEPAAAGKVEDLAWMAGYWKGTGFGGDCEELWLPPQGNSMTGIFRFVENGKLVFSEYMVLHESEGQLLLKVKHFSDDFFPWEEKEKWINFRFIKTTGQTAYFSGLTIQRDGDSMTLKLAMEQDGKRSIETFVYQKSDL
- a CDS encoding DivIVA domain-containing protein codes for the protein MKITPLEIRQKTFEKNFRGFDKDEVSSFLVSLSQEWEREMDEKRELQVKLEQVQKESAKLREVEDSLFKTLKAAEDTGANMIEQANKTAELILKEAQMNADAMIAESKNKSRSIIEEAESRSKRIMEDLKADVSALVESYEELLAQREIVIRNLKNMASDSLENVKQSQEDIKRIDLDVHTKAVKELSRKSPHFNEEDAPKQSPKEKSHTFVIEPRKEKEQAPVAPEVEKEQPSPSHEIKEDPHAPKANEDTEAKQPEKDAPKVDERAPEEAKKEEEPQAEKKKASGSFFDQFD
- a CDS encoding YkvA family protein, which encodes MKTMNMEYSNKEQVNLLGKAKRMYEKKAERIAQSKEKVHVLLERVTEKLHQVADNPTVQESRYYLETLIRMVKAYYKNEYRAFSTKTLVLLVLGLLYFVMPLDFIPDFIAGLGFVDDLSVLLAVTKSMQHDIEDFLEWERTKA
- a CDS encoding thioredoxin family protein, producing MTVISSSITRELIDESMDFAQYRALIDQLLLQNKTTGSNHSEAMMDYTRMNVQRMKRWDKTAKVGKGAVEAVKKIARGQVWLVLTEAWCGDAAQNISYIEKLAAFNENIKIRYILRDENLAVMDEFLTNGGRSIPKLVALDEATMDVLFTWGPRPQPLQEMMAAFKEDPKGVSAEEFKKTIHLWYAKDKHQTLEAEFKTLLTQ
- a CDS encoding DUF4268 domain-containing protein produces the protein MYKRAEITKTKKDFWTAFGQYMKPVPSAEGGRVNWQNYKTHVPQVFFRMKAERGFASIGIEINFKDLDMQELVFEQFETFKKLLHGTLEEEWDWQLHTYDDYGKATSKIEKRLEGVNVMNHDDWPAIISFLKPRIIALDEFWSNVKPAFEDFL
- the folB gene encoding dihydroneopterin aldolase encodes the protein MGKVSLEGIEFHAFHGVFSEEKKLGNRFTVDIHVETDFKQAMLEDDLNETVDYSRIYQIAKSHMEEPVKLLEHLAHLMLQDILKVYPNLESIDIIIKKHNPALGGVVNYSVVKVSYPADYE
- a CDS encoding WD40 repeat domain-containing protein, yielding MSKIQVNKLYTLTGHNDSIFALVEGNDPRFFYTGAGDGMVVQWDLANPKDGKLIAKLPNSVYALEVDSLRGLLYIGHNFEGIHVIDLDTNKEIWSLKITDAAIFDIKAYEGRLYVGTGDGVITVLDIEERSLLKHIKLGEESIRVLDVDSERGHLAVGASDNTVKVLDLETYAPISRMEGHTNSVFALRYSPDRKLLVSGGRDAHLKIWDTGDYRQVEDIVAHMYAINYLAFREDGKYFVTCSMDKSIKLWETETFQLRKVIDKSRHAGHGTSVNKVIWSRYSQQVVAVSDDRTVSIWDIALDEKI